In one window of Verrucomicrobiota bacterium DNA:
- a CDS encoding DUF1553 domain-containing protein: MIQSSIRFVLLSMLILAFQGALPGRAAEAKHWAYSKPTCPKFPEVRSQSWPRNGTDFFVLARLEKEGLAPSGQAEKAVLFRRLSLDLTGLPPTASEVDQFVGDDSPDAWDKAVDRLLFSPHYGEHWARMWLDLARYADSHGYEKDPGRQMWLYRDWVIDALNQNMKFDQFTIEQIAGDLLPNATVNQKIASGFHRNTMFNTEGGVDKEEARVETIVDRVNTTASVWLGSTLACAQCHNHKYDPFTMKDYYQFFAFFNTVEEPQLDVPSPEQAARREKNKSELARLEKIMKTQTPELDASQAAWEYKQADEAVHWTVLDPTGILSAGGATLAELEDKSILAGGTNPTNDSYTVVAHTDLKRITGLRLEVLPDDSLPKKGLGRASNGSFVVSRLEVKAAPKDGPKGAEAVTFKTAGADFTQKDHSVTNLIDGKTGPGWAIDAGKDGFRIERYAVFGTEKPIGFENGSTLTVVLRHDSNFSDANLGRFRLSLTTNERPVPETILPAATLKILSVAPRERTPKQKEDLSAYYRSIAPELKETREALAQQKKIEEQLKKEIPTTLVMKEQEKPRETHIHVRGNFMSRGDKVSQGVPEILQSLPEGAPLNRLTLARWLVDPNNPLTARVIVNRIWFEYFGRGLVETVEDFGTQGTPPTHPELLDWLATQFMLSGWDLKTLHRLIVNSATYQQSSRATPELLERDPANRFYARGPRFRASAETVRDVILAASGLLKPKIGGPSVYPHQPDGIWTQIYGDEKWTISKGEDKYRRGLYTYWKRTSPYPAFMSFDAPSREYACTRRPRTNTPLQALNTLNDPAFVEAAQVLARRVTTMVGPDPARRATFAFRSCVAREPKARELERLLALYQDELARFKKDVKAAEAMAFGAEGKAVEGFDVCELAAWTVVANVLLNLDETISKG; this comes from the coding sequence ATGATCCAGAGCAGCATTCGATTTGTCCTCCTGAGCATGTTGATCCTCGCCTTCCAAGGCGCCCTTCCTGGCCGTGCGGCAGAAGCTAAACATTGGGCCTACAGCAAGCCGACTTGTCCGAAGTTTCCGGAAGTAAGGAGCCAATCCTGGCCGCGCAATGGAACCGACTTCTTCGTCCTGGCGCGATTGGAAAAGGAAGGCCTCGCTCCCTCCGGTCAGGCTGAAAAGGCCGTCTTGTTCCGTCGCCTGAGCCTTGATCTTACGGGCTTGCCGCCCACCGCCTCCGAAGTCGATCAATTCGTCGGGGACGACAGCCCGGACGCCTGGGACAAAGCTGTGGACCGCTTGCTGTTCTCTCCCCACTACGGCGAACATTGGGCGCGCATGTGGCTGGACCTCGCGCGCTACGCCGACAGCCATGGCTACGAAAAGGATCCGGGTCGTCAGATGTGGCTGTATCGCGACTGGGTCATCGACGCGTTGAATCAGAACATGAAGTTCGATCAGTTCACAATCGAACAAATCGCAGGCGACCTCCTTCCGAACGCGACCGTCAATCAGAAGATCGCGAGCGGCTTTCACCGCAACACCATGTTCAACACCGAAGGCGGGGTGGACAAAGAAGAGGCGCGCGTGGAAACGATCGTGGACCGCGTGAACACGACCGCATCGGTTTGGCTCGGCAGCACGCTGGCCTGCGCGCAGTGCCACAACCACAAATACGATCCCTTCACGATGAAGGATTACTACCAGTTCTTCGCGTTCTTCAACACCGTCGAGGAACCGCAGCTCGACGTCCCGTCGCCGGAACAAGCTGCGCGCCGGGAGAAAAACAAATCCGAGCTGGCGCGTCTGGAGAAGATCATGAAAACCCAGACGCCGGAACTCGACGCCTCGCAAGCGGCCTGGGAATACAAGCAAGCAGACGAAGCGGTGCATTGGACCGTGCTCGATCCCACGGGAATTCTCTCCGCCGGCGGCGCAACGCTCGCGGAACTCGAAGACAAGTCTATCCTGGCTGGCGGCACCAATCCCACCAATGATTCCTACACCGTCGTCGCGCACACCGACCTCAAACGGATCACGGGCCTGCGGCTCGAAGTGTTGCCGGACGACAGTCTCCCGAAGAAGGGCCTTGGCCGCGCGTCTAACGGCAGCTTTGTGGTGAGCCGCCTGGAAGTGAAAGCCGCGCCGAAGGACGGGCCCAAGGGCGCGGAAGCCGTCACTTTCAAGACGGCCGGAGCGGATTTCACGCAGAAGGATCACAGCGTGACGAACCTGATTGACGGCAAGACTGGTCCGGGCTGGGCCATCGATGCCGGGAAGGATGGCTTTCGCATCGAGCGCTACGCTGTCTTTGGAACCGAGAAACCAATCGGCTTCGAAAACGGATCGACGCTAACCGTGGTCTTGAGACACGATTCCAACTTCAGCGATGCCAACTTGGGCCGCTTTCGACTTTCGCTCACAACCAACGAGCGTCCGGTGCCTGAAACGATCCTGCCTGCCGCCACGTTGAAGATTCTCAGCGTCGCGCCGCGCGAGCGCACCCCCAAGCAAAAGGAAGATTTGTCCGCTTACTACCGCTCCATTGCGCCCGAATTGAAGGAAACACGGGAGGCACTGGCCCAGCAGAAGAAAATCGAGGAACAGCTTAAGAAGGAAATCCCGACCACGCTCGTGATGAAAGAGCAGGAAAAGCCGCGCGAGACGCACATTCATGTTCGGGGCAATTTCATGAGCAGAGGCGACAAAGTTTCCCAAGGCGTGCCGGAGATTCTCCAGTCGTTGCCCGAAGGCGCGCCGCTGAATCGCCTGACGCTGGCGAGATGGCTCGTCGATCCGAACAATCCGTTGACCGCGCGCGTCATTGTGAACCGGATTTGGTTCGAGTACTTCGGACGCGGCCTTGTGGAAACCGTCGAGGATTTTGGCACGCAAGGCACGCCGCCGACCCATCCGGAGTTGCTGGATTGGCTGGCGACCCAATTCATGTTGTCGGGCTGGGATCTGAAAACCTTGCATCGCTTGATCGTCAACTCGGCGACGTACCAGCAATCGTCGCGCGCGACGCCGGAACTGCTGGAACGCGATCCGGCGAATCGATTCTACGCCCGCGGGCCAAGGTTCCGCGCGTCGGCGGAAACGGTGCGGGACGTGATTCTGGCGGCGAGCGGACTTCTCAAGCCTAAGATCGGCGGCCCCAGTGTGTATCCACACCAGCCCGACGGCATCTGGACCCAGATTTACGGCGACGAAAAATGGACGATCAGCAAAGGCGAAGACAAATACCGTCGCGGCCTTTACACGTATTGGAAGCGGACGTCGCCGTATCCGGCGTTCATGTCATTCGATGCGCCGAGCCGCGAGTACGCTTGCACGCGCCGCCCGCGGACGAACACGCCGTTGCAAGCGCTGAACACGCTCAACGATCCGGCGTTCGTCGAGGCGGCTCAGGTCCTCGCGCGGAGAGTCACGACAATGGTTGGGCCTGACCCGGCCAGGCGCGCCACCTTCGCGTTCCGCTCGTGTGTCGCCCGCGAGCCAAAAGCCCGAGAACTGGAGCGCTTGCTTGCGCTTTATCAAGAC
- a CDS encoding serine acetyltransferase — protein sequence MKTTVTELTDRLLASYARVGGINHLDGKNLPSKTAIAGIASDLLRLLFPGFFDERTIHSSELKVEIATLMDSVQGRLEDEIYKSLEYHPPEELGTRNLRSAAHALTMSFLESLPRVRELLHTDAEAAYNGDPAALSKEEIIVAYPFMEAIAVQRMAHELYLQHVRLIPRIMTEWAHSRTGMDLHPGAQIGSHFFVDHCTGTVIGETAIIGNHVKMYQGVGLVARSLAGGQQLRGHKRHPTIEDHVTIYAAATIVGGETVIGEGSTIGANVFLMRSVPPNSLVFYEEVNVKVLSKRERGKGGTDFQI from the coding sequence GTGAAAACCACGGTTACGGAATTAACCGACCGGTTGCTCGCCTCTTACGCGCGGGTGGGCGGGATCAATCATTTGGACGGCAAGAATCTGCCTTCCAAGACAGCCATTGCCGGGATTGCCTCGGACTTGCTGCGCCTGCTCTTTCCGGGTTTCTTCGACGAGCGAACCATTCATTCGTCGGAACTGAAGGTCGAGATCGCGACCTTGATGGATTCGGTGCAGGGACGGTTGGAGGACGAAATCTACAAGAGCCTTGAATATCATCCGCCGGAGGAGCTCGGCACGCGGAATCTTCGCTCCGCCGCCCACGCGTTGACGATGAGCTTCCTGGAGAGCTTGCCGCGCGTGCGGGAGTTGCTCCACACGGACGCGGAGGCGGCCTACAACGGCGATCCCGCGGCGCTGAGCAAAGAGGAGATCATTGTGGCGTATCCGTTCATGGAAGCGATCGCGGTGCAGCGCATGGCGCACGAGCTTTACCTGCAACACGTCCGGTTGATTCCGCGCATCATGACCGAATGGGCGCACTCCCGCACGGGAATGGATTTGCATCCGGGCGCGCAGATCGGCTCGCATTTCTTTGTCGATCATTGCACCGGGACGGTCATCGGCGAAACCGCCATCATTGGGAATCACGTCAAGATGTATCAGGGAGTCGGCCTGGTGGCGCGTTCGCTGGCCGGTGGACAGCAATTGCGCGGGCACAAGCGTCATCCCACGATTGAAGACCACGTGACGATCTACGCGGCCGCCACGATTGTGGGCGGGGAAACGGTCATTGGCGAAGGCAGCACCATCGGCGCGAACGTTTTTCTCATGCGCAGCGTGCCCCCCAATTCATTGGTGTTCTACGAAGAGGTCAACGTCAAAGTCCTGAGCAAGCGCGAACGGGGCAAAGGAGGGACGGACTTCCAGATTTGA
- the crcB gene encoding fluoride efflux transporter CrcB, with amino-acid sequence MAYFWIGVGSALGGMCRFWLSGMIAQRFGEAFPTGTLLVNASGSFLMGLLAALGEPEGRLFVPAYARQFLMIGILGGYTTFSSFSLQTLNLVREGEWLFATLNVVLSVLLCLGAVWIGHTLGQFLNPKV; translated from the coding sequence ATCGCGTATTTCTGGATAGGCGTGGGCAGCGCGTTGGGAGGCATGTGCCGGTTCTGGCTTTCCGGCATGATCGCGCAACGATTTGGGGAAGCGTTCCCGACCGGCACGCTTCTGGTGAACGCGTCCGGTTCCTTCCTGATGGGTCTGCTCGCCGCGTTGGGGGAACCTGAAGGGCGCCTATTCGTCCCGGCGTATGCGCGGCAATTCCTGATGATCGGGATTCTCGGAGGTTACACGACGTTTTCGTCGTTCAGTCTGCAAACTTTGAATCTGGTGCGGGAGGGCGAGTGGCTGTTCGCCACGCTGAATGTGGTGTTGTCGGTTCTGCTGTGTTTGGGCGCCGTTTGGATCGGACACACGCTGGGCCAGTTCCTGAACCCGAAGGTTTGA